Proteins co-encoded in one Ooceraea biroi isolate clonal line C1 chromosome 9, Obir_v5.4, whole genome shotgun sequence genomic window:
- the LOC105275966 gene encoding polymerase delta-interacting protein 3, whose translation MADMGLSLDEIIKKSKSSAMRGRGGIRRGVNRGSRANGSVRGRGSHVVTDARFKIIQKNRQKLTDARDKLAEIAKQSDARLKLDKIRATQYKKVDTQQLPGISRKTGRNGRLSLSTNKVPPLMSPALPPNMPNNYMPPPSRVVGYRPPPISEAHYLGDMSMDYNDDYLMDSASLRRTVSNEYAPTPPPPPPVFNINPPSPYTWVKPTSSNVARIPARKSDIERERERQRDYKLVARSAIAKSASPSYKEDWSFGTKSRTILAEEATDSKYYDSRSLRDVGIKSRLDSSPNKPRPMGVLSRPKASSSSSTQSTGYRIVVSNLQANVTQEDIKELFEDVGELLVSRLVRPGTAEVIYKTLKDATKAVETYHNRQLDGHPMKCLLVNPRPKNNPTGPAVRSLTESRRSVSSSYVQPSLGAVHRALFDDS comes from the exons ATGGCTGATATGGGGCTAAGTTtagatgaaataattaaaaaatcgaaatcGTCTGCAATGAGGGGTAGAGGAGG GATACGAAGAGGAGTCAATAGAGGCTCACGGGCAAACGGATCCGTGAGGGGACGTGGCTCGCACGTAGTTACGGATGCGCGGTTCAAGATAATACAGAAGAACCGTCAGAAATTGACCGACGCCAGAGACAAGCTCGCAGAAATAGCAAAGCAGAGTGACGCCAGGCTTAAGCTAGACAAGATTCGTGCGACTCAGTATAAGAAGGTAGACACGCAGCAGCTTCCTGGAATCTCGCGCAAGACTGGCCGAAACGGCAGACTTTCACTATCGACTAATAAAGTACCACCCTTGATGTCACCTGCATTACCACCGAATATGCCAAACAATTATATGCCACCTCCCTCAAGAGTTGTTGGCTATAGGCCACCACCTATCTCCGAAGCACACTACTTAGGAGATATGAGCATGGATTATAACGACG ATTATTTAATGGATTCCGCTTCACTGAGGAGAACTGTGAGTAATGAGTACGCGCCGACACCGCCGCCTCCACCTCCcgtgtttaatattaatccgcCATCTCCTTACACTTGGGTGAAGCCTACGAGCAGCAACGTAGCTAGGATTCCAGCTCGGAAATCTGATatagaaagagagcgagagagacagagggattATAAACTTGTTGCACGCTCTGCGATA GCAAAGTCTGCTTCGCCTTCTTACAAGGAAGATTGGAGTTTCGGGACAAAATCGAG AACAATTTTAGCGGAGGAAGCTACGGATTCGAAGTATTACGATTCCAGAAGTCTTCGGGACGTGGGGATTAAATCGCGGCTGGATTCGTCTCCGAACAAGCCGAGACCAATGGGCGTTTTGTCGCGGCCAAAAGCAAGCTCCAGTTCGTCGACGCAGTCAACAGGCTACCGAATTGTCGTGTCCAATTTGCAAGCGAACGTTACACAAGAAGACATCAAG GAATTATTCGAAGACGTTGGAGAACTACTTGTGTCGAGACTAGTGCGTCCCGGCACGGCTGAAGTGATCTACAAGACGTTAAAGGATGCGACTAAAGCAGTCGAGACTTATCACAACCGGCAATTAGATGGCCATCCGATGAAATGCCTTCTTGTTAATCCACGACCAAAAAATAATCCGACTGGACCAGCCGTTCGGTCTCTCACGGA ATCAAGACGCAGCGTCAGCTCGAGTTACGTGCAGCCCAGTTTAGGTGCAGTACATCGCGCGTTGTTCGATGACTCTTAA
- the LOC105275971 gene encoding 39S ribosomal protein L43, mitochondrial, translated as MSNKHLFLKSGFPRAPLGLGIGRYVCQLQRITLKFCKSHGTSGGMRGFIEHDLLDYAKQNPGVVVYVKPRRHRHPVIVAEYLNGGRYWMNVSNYDRDDIIKWMELARTQIHDSPALRLRKLWHTEFPSIQGPWTPFTFKDPKINLTEFPNKELGSAVKLRCTATEKLIKLFEAQQLTEKEADDVMDTQKDVKHSKKA; from the exons ATGTCGAACAAACATTTGTTTCTTAAATCTGGATTTCCGCGAGCACCTCTTGGTCTCGGGATTGGACGTTATGTCTGTCAACTACAGAGAATAACGTTAAAGTTTTGTAAAAGCCATGGTACCAGTGGTGGCATGAG AGGCTTCATAGAGCACGACCTACTTGATTATGCAAAACAGAATCCAGGAGTGGTTGTGTATGTTAAACCAAGAAGGCACAGGCACCCAGTTATAGTCGCTGAATATT TAAATGGCGGTAGATATTGGATGAATGTTTCTAATTATGATCGAGACGACATTATAAAATGGATGGAACTGGCACGCACACAGATCCACGACAGTCCTGCATTGAGATTGCGCAAATTATGGCACACAGAGTTTCCATCAATTCAAGGACCGTGGACACCCTTTACCTTCAAGGACCCAAAGATAAACTTGACAGAGTTTCCTAAT AAAGAGCTTGGCTCGGCTGTTAAACTTCGCTGCACAGCCACGGAAAAACTCATCAAGTTATTTGAGGCTCAACAGCTGACGGAAAAAGAAGCAGATGATGTTATGGACACTCAGAAAGATGTGAAACACAGTAAGAAAGCGTAA
- the LOC105275970 gene encoding uncharacterized protein LOC105275970 isoform X1 has product MDRKKERKCCGRVVKVILQSNLQKVLAFARMKCTSLRYGEEKRKSCVMEAHARAPDPLVADGDMANNWQSWKDDFIIFMKITGYKDKPNESRANFLKNRIGKVGIDAIQNISFDKPEDKDDMDILIAKLEEYFNPPKKEVVERYQFFTISKKQNETFEQYVNKLKEKAKTCNFNDMTESIIRDKIILDTHDKILRKKLFDAKDLDLQKIIAMYNDYNINIEKMKQVTKENRTEQENSMQKSQLFYGKTTIVNNTKRPPCWRCARYHPQGKCPAWGSKCTSCGDINHFTQCCKGKLNPKYNDNKVNKNLLATTTAQQPKLPKCNDNWNNQPDSKPTTVKLMPTMSLPDVPKALSEGVSPSLGNDVASDFVILNTYSSYSNLKNNSAISQSAYFFNAPAYSKYSNAVTNPINPTSQQERLIPNSQQGKTNPTSQQERIIPNSQQGKTNPTTQQERTNPSSHQGRTNPSSQQGRIIPNSQQERIIPNSQQGRTSLTSQQGIAVGYGSSYRQPYIHASTNTNASRMPNSTSQNTLTCKNVNSFGKKKDEDKCVLC; this is encoded by the exons ATGG atagaaagaaggagagaaagtgTTGCGGACGTGTTGTAAAAGTCATCCTCCAGAGTAATCTGCAGAAAGTTTTAGCCTTCGCTCGCATGAAGTGTACATCTCTCCGATATGGCGAAGAAAAACGGAAGAG cTGTGTCATGGAAGCACACGCACGGGCTCCAGACCCTTTGGTAGCAGATGGTGATATGGCCAATAATTGGCAAAGTTGGAAAgacgattttattatttttatgaaaataaccGGGTATAAGGATAAACCCAATGAAAGCCGTGCAAATTTCCTAAAAAATCGGATTGGAAAAGTTGGTATCGATGCGATACAAAATATCTCGTTTGATAAACCAGAAGATAAAGATGACATGGATATATTGATCGCAAAGCtcgaagaatattttaatccgCCAAAAAAGGAAGTGGTTGAACGATATCAATTCTTTACAATATCGAAGAAGCAAAATGAAACTTTCGAACAATACGTGAATAAGCTAAAG GAGAAAGCCAAAACCTGTAATTTCAACGACATGACAGAGAGCATTATACGAGACAAAATCATTCTTGATACACATGACAAGATacttcgaaaaaaattatttgacgcAAAAGATTTGGacttacagaaaataataGCAATGTACAATGATTATAACATCAATATCGAGAAGATGAAACAGGTTACTAAAGAGAATAGAACAGAGCAAGAAAATTCCATGCAAAAGTCACAACTATTTTATGGAAAAACcacaattgttaataatacaaaaagacCACCATGTTGGAGATGTGCCCGTTATCATCCACAGGGGAAGTGTCCTGCTTGGGGATCAAAGTGTACGAGCTGCGGTGACATAAATCATTTCACGCAGTGCTGCAAGGGCAAACTTAATCCTAAGTACAacgataataaa gtgaataaaaatttactggCTACAACAACGGCACAACAACCGAAACTTCCAAAG tgcAATGATAATTGGAACAATCAACCTGATTCTAAACCTACAACTGTGAAGTTAATGCCAACAATG AGCCTCCCAGATGTCCCGAAAGCATTGAGTGAAGGTGTTAGTCCATCTCTTGGTAATGACGTCGCTTCTGATTTTGTAATTCTAAATACATATTCTtcgtattcaaatttaaagaataatagCGCTATCAGCCAATCAGCATATTTCTTCAACGCGCCAG caTATTCTAAGTATTCAAACGCGGTAACCAACCCAATCAACCCGACCAGCCAACAAGAAAGACTCATCCCAAACAGCCAACAAGGAAAAACCAACCCGACTAGCCAACAAGAAAGAATCATCCCGAACAGCCAACAAGGAAAAACCAACCCGACTACCCAACAAGAAAGAACCAACCCGAGCAGCCATCAAGGAAGAACCAACCCGAGCAGCCAACAAGGAAGAATCATCCCGAACAGCCAACAAGAAAGAATCATCCCGAACAGCCAACAAGGAAGAACCAGCCTGACCAGCCAACAAGGAATAGCAGTTGGTTat ggCAGTTCTTATAGACAGCCATATATACATGCTTCTACGAATACGAATGCTTCTCGAATGCCTAATAGTACCTCACAAAATACCTTGACgtgtaaaaatgtaaactCTTtcggaaagaagaaagatgaaGATAAATGCGTATTGTGCTAG
- the LOC105275970 gene encoding uncharacterized protein LOC105275970 isoform X2 — protein MDRKKERKCCGRVVKVILQSNLQKVLAFARMKCTSLRYGEEKRKSCVMEAHARAPDPLVADGDMANNWQSWKDDFIIFMKITGYKDKPNESRANFLKNRIGKVGIDAIQNISFDKPEDKDDMDILIAKLEEYFNPPKKEVVERYQFFTISKKQNETFEQYVNKLKEKAKTCNFNDMTESIIRDKIILDTHDKILRKKLFDAKDLDLQKIIAMYNDYNINIEKMKQVTKENRTEQENSMQKSQLFYGKTTIVNNTKRPPCWRCARYHPQGKCPAWGSKCTSCGDINHFTQCCKGKLNPKYNDNKVNKNLLATTTAQQPKLPKSLPDVPKALSEGVSPSLGNDVASDFVILNTYSSYSNLKNNSAISQSAYFFNAPAYSKYSNAVTNPINPTSQQERLIPNSQQGKTNPTSQQERIIPNSQQGKTNPTTQQERTNPSSHQGRTNPSSQQGRIIPNSQQERIIPNSQQGRTSLTSQQGIAVGYGSSYRQPYIHASTNTNASRMPNSTSQNTLTCKNVNSFGKKKDEDKCVLC, from the exons ATGG atagaaagaaggagagaaagtgTTGCGGACGTGTTGTAAAAGTCATCCTCCAGAGTAATCTGCAGAAAGTTTTAGCCTTCGCTCGCATGAAGTGTACATCTCTCCGATATGGCGAAGAAAAACGGAAGAG cTGTGTCATGGAAGCACACGCACGGGCTCCAGACCCTTTGGTAGCAGATGGTGATATGGCCAATAATTGGCAAAGTTGGAAAgacgattttattatttttatgaaaataaccGGGTATAAGGATAAACCCAATGAAAGCCGTGCAAATTTCCTAAAAAATCGGATTGGAAAAGTTGGTATCGATGCGATACAAAATATCTCGTTTGATAAACCAGAAGATAAAGATGACATGGATATATTGATCGCAAAGCtcgaagaatattttaatccgCCAAAAAAGGAAGTGGTTGAACGATATCAATTCTTTACAATATCGAAGAAGCAAAATGAAACTTTCGAACAATACGTGAATAAGCTAAAG GAGAAAGCCAAAACCTGTAATTTCAACGACATGACAGAGAGCATTATACGAGACAAAATCATTCTTGATACACATGACAAGATacttcgaaaaaaattatttgacgcAAAAGATTTGGacttacagaaaataataGCAATGTACAATGATTATAACATCAATATCGAGAAGATGAAACAGGTTACTAAAGAGAATAGAACAGAGCAAGAAAATTCCATGCAAAAGTCACAACTATTTTATGGAAAAACcacaattgttaataatacaaaaagacCACCATGTTGGAGATGTGCCCGTTATCATCCACAGGGGAAGTGTCCTGCTTGGGGATCAAAGTGTACGAGCTGCGGTGACATAAATCATTTCACGCAGTGCTGCAAGGGCAAACTTAATCCTAAGTACAacgataataaa gtgaataaaaatttactggCTACAACAACGGCACAACAACCGAAACTTCCAAAG AGCCTCCCAGATGTCCCGAAAGCATTGAGTGAAGGTGTTAGTCCATCTCTTGGTAATGACGTCGCTTCTGATTTTGTAATTCTAAATACATATTCTtcgtattcaaatttaaagaataatagCGCTATCAGCCAATCAGCATATTTCTTCAACGCGCCAG caTATTCTAAGTATTCAAACGCGGTAACCAACCCAATCAACCCGACCAGCCAACAAGAAAGACTCATCCCAAACAGCCAACAAGGAAAAACCAACCCGACTAGCCAACAAGAAAGAATCATCCCGAACAGCCAACAAGGAAAAACCAACCCGACTACCCAACAAGAAAGAACCAACCCGAGCAGCCATCAAGGAAGAACCAACCCGAGCAGCCAACAAGGAAGAATCATCCCGAACAGCCAACAAGAAAGAATCATCCCGAACAGCCAACAAGGAAGAACCAGCCTGACCAGCCAACAAGGAATAGCAGTTGGTTat ggCAGTTCTTATAGACAGCCATATATACATGCTTCTACGAATACGAATGCTTCTCGAATGCCTAATAGTACCTCACAAAATACCTTGACgtgtaaaaatgtaaactCTTtcggaaagaagaaagatgaaGATAAATGCGTATTGTGCTAG
- the LOC105275970 gene encoding uncharacterized protein LOC105275970 isoform X4, which yields MEAHARAPDPLVADGDMANNWQSWKDDFIIFMKITGYKDKPNESRANFLKNRIGKVGIDAIQNISFDKPEDKDDMDILIAKLEEYFNPPKKEVVERYQFFTISKKQNETFEQYVNKLKEKAKTCNFNDMTESIIRDKIILDTHDKILRKKLFDAKDLDLQKIIAMYNDYNINIEKMKQVTKENRTEQENSMQKSQLFYGKTTIVNNTKRPPCWRCARYHPQGKCPAWGSKCTSCGDINHFTQCCKGKLNPKYNDNKVNKNLLATTTAQQPKLPKCNDNWNNQPDSKPTTVKLMPTMSLPDVPKALSEGVSPSLGNDVASDFVILNTYSSYSNLKNNSAISQSAYFFNAPAYSKYSNAVTNPINPTSQQERLIPNSQQGKTNPTSQQERIIPNSQQGKTNPTTQQERTNPSSHQGRTNPSSQQGRIIPNSQQERIIPNSQQGRTSLTSQQGIAVGYGSSYRQPYIHASTNTNASRMPNSTSQNTLTCKNVNSFGKKKDEDKCVLC from the exons ATGGAAGCACACGCACGGGCTCCAGACCCTTTGGTAGCAGATGGTGATATGGCCAATAATTGGCAAAGTTGGAAAgacgattttattatttttatgaaaataaccGGGTATAAGGATAAACCCAATGAAAGCCGTGCAAATTTCCTAAAAAATCGGATTGGAAAAGTTGGTATCGATGCGATACAAAATATCTCGTTTGATAAACCAGAAGATAAAGATGACATGGATATATTGATCGCAAAGCtcgaagaatattttaatccgCCAAAAAAGGAAGTGGTTGAACGATATCAATTCTTTACAATATCGAAGAAGCAAAATGAAACTTTCGAACAATACGTGAATAAGCTAAAG GAGAAAGCCAAAACCTGTAATTTCAACGACATGACAGAGAGCATTATACGAGACAAAATCATTCTTGATACACATGACAAGATacttcgaaaaaaattatttgacgcAAAAGATTTGGacttacagaaaataataGCAATGTACAATGATTATAACATCAATATCGAGAAGATGAAACAGGTTACTAAAGAGAATAGAACAGAGCAAGAAAATTCCATGCAAAAGTCACAACTATTTTATGGAAAAACcacaattgttaataatacaaaaagacCACCATGTTGGAGATGTGCCCGTTATCATCCACAGGGGAAGTGTCCTGCTTGGGGATCAAAGTGTACGAGCTGCGGTGACATAAATCATTTCACGCAGTGCTGCAAGGGCAAACTTAATCCTAAGTACAacgataataaa gtgaataaaaatttactggCTACAACAACGGCACAACAACCGAAACTTCCAAAG tgcAATGATAATTGGAACAATCAACCTGATTCTAAACCTACAACTGTGAAGTTAATGCCAACAATG AGCCTCCCAGATGTCCCGAAAGCATTGAGTGAAGGTGTTAGTCCATCTCTTGGTAATGACGTCGCTTCTGATTTTGTAATTCTAAATACATATTCTtcgtattcaaatttaaagaataatagCGCTATCAGCCAATCAGCATATTTCTTCAACGCGCCAG caTATTCTAAGTATTCAAACGCGGTAACCAACCCAATCAACCCGACCAGCCAACAAGAAAGACTCATCCCAAACAGCCAACAAGGAAAAACCAACCCGACTAGCCAACAAGAAAGAATCATCCCGAACAGCCAACAAGGAAAAACCAACCCGACTACCCAACAAGAAAGAACCAACCCGAGCAGCCATCAAGGAAGAACCAACCCGAGCAGCCAACAAGGAAGAATCATCCCGAACAGCCAACAAGAAAGAATCATCCCGAACAGCCAACAAGGAAGAACCAGCCTGACCAGCCAACAAGGAATAGCAGTTGGTTat ggCAGTTCTTATAGACAGCCATATATACATGCTTCTACGAATACGAATGCTTCTCGAATGCCTAATAGTACCTCACAAAATACCTTGACgtgtaaaaatgtaaactCTTtcggaaagaagaaagatgaaGATAAATGCGTATTGTGCTAG
- the LOC105275970 gene encoding uncharacterized protein LOC105275970 isoform X3, whose product MGTEYSDLANANKDCVMEAHARAPDPLVADGDMANNWQSWKDDFIIFMKITGYKDKPNESRANFLKNRIGKVGIDAIQNISFDKPEDKDDMDILIAKLEEYFNPPKKEVVERYQFFTISKKQNETFEQYVNKLKEKAKTCNFNDMTESIIRDKIILDTHDKILRKKLFDAKDLDLQKIIAMYNDYNINIEKMKQVTKENRTEQENSMQKSQLFYGKTTIVNNTKRPPCWRCARYHPQGKCPAWGSKCTSCGDINHFTQCCKGKLNPKYNDNKVNKNLLATTTAQQPKLPKCNDNWNNQPDSKPTTVKLMPTMSLPDVPKALSEGVSPSLGNDVASDFVILNTYSSYSNLKNNSAISQSAYFFNAPAYSKYSNAVTNPINPTSQQERLIPNSQQGKTNPTSQQERIIPNSQQGKTNPTTQQERTNPSSHQGRTNPSSQQGRIIPNSQQERIIPNSQQGRTSLTSQQGIAVGYGSSYRQPYIHASTNTNASRMPNSTSQNTLTCKNVNSFGKKKDEDKCVLC is encoded by the exons ATGGGTACAGAGTATTCGGATCTAGCCAACGCTAATAAAGA cTGTGTCATGGAAGCACACGCACGGGCTCCAGACCCTTTGGTAGCAGATGGTGATATGGCCAATAATTGGCAAAGTTGGAAAgacgattttattatttttatgaaaataaccGGGTATAAGGATAAACCCAATGAAAGCCGTGCAAATTTCCTAAAAAATCGGATTGGAAAAGTTGGTATCGATGCGATACAAAATATCTCGTTTGATAAACCAGAAGATAAAGATGACATGGATATATTGATCGCAAAGCtcgaagaatattttaatccgCCAAAAAAGGAAGTGGTTGAACGATATCAATTCTTTACAATATCGAAGAAGCAAAATGAAACTTTCGAACAATACGTGAATAAGCTAAAG GAGAAAGCCAAAACCTGTAATTTCAACGACATGACAGAGAGCATTATACGAGACAAAATCATTCTTGATACACATGACAAGATacttcgaaaaaaattatttgacgcAAAAGATTTGGacttacagaaaataataGCAATGTACAATGATTATAACATCAATATCGAGAAGATGAAACAGGTTACTAAAGAGAATAGAACAGAGCAAGAAAATTCCATGCAAAAGTCACAACTATTTTATGGAAAAACcacaattgttaataatacaaaaagacCACCATGTTGGAGATGTGCCCGTTATCATCCACAGGGGAAGTGTCCTGCTTGGGGATCAAAGTGTACGAGCTGCGGTGACATAAATCATTTCACGCAGTGCTGCAAGGGCAAACTTAATCCTAAGTACAacgataataaa gtgaataaaaatttactggCTACAACAACGGCACAACAACCGAAACTTCCAAAG tgcAATGATAATTGGAACAATCAACCTGATTCTAAACCTACAACTGTGAAGTTAATGCCAACAATG AGCCTCCCAGATGTCCCGAAAGCATTGAGTGAAGGTGTTAGTCCATCTCTTGGTAATGACGTCGCTTCTGATTTTGTAATTCTAAATACATATTCTtcgtattcaaatttaaagaataatagCGCTATCAGCCAATCAGCATATTTCTTCAACGCGCCAG caTATTCTAAGTATTCAAACGCGGTAACCAACCCAATCAACCCGACCAGCCAACAAGAAAGACTCATCCCAAACAGCCAACAAGGAAAAACCAACCCGACTAGCCAACAAGAAAGAATCATCCCGAACAGCCAACAAGGAAAAACCAACCCGACTACCCAACAAGAAAGAACCAACCCGAGCAGCCATCAAGGAAGAACCAACCCGAGCAGCCAACAAGGAAGAATCATCCCGAACAGCCAACAAGAAAGAATCATCCCGAACAGCCAACAAGGAAGAACCAGCCTGACCAGCCAACAAGGAATAGCAGTTGGTTat ggCAGTTCTTATAGACAGCCATATATACATGCTTCTACGAATACGAATGCTTCTCGAATGCCTAATAGTACCTCACAAAATACCTTGACgtgtaaaaatgtaaactCTTtcggaaagaagaaagatgaaGATAAATGCGTATTGTGCTAG